The following are encoded in a window of Rhizobium sp. 11515TR genomic DNA:
- the tam gene encoding trans-aconitate 2-methyltransferase, with product MAWSAGQYVKFEDERTRPARDLLAQVPLERIERAIDLGCGPANSTELIVERYGIAGVSGLDSDDNMLEAARKRLPDTNFVKADLATWRPEEPVDLLFANAVFQWLPNHLDILDHLMDGLKPGGVLAVQMPDNLTEQSHLMMEETAKNGPWSEAFAKKSVRRNPLPAPSVYYNRLIGKSARVDIWHTNYNHVLENAAAIVEWVKGTGLRPYLDHAGAEHRDAFTAEYLKHIEQAYPPLVDGKVLLRFPRLFLVAVKK from the coding sequence ATGGCATGGTCTGCCGGCCAATATGTGAAATTCGAGGATGAACGCACACGCCCGGCGCGCGACCTGCTGGCGCAGGTGCCGCTGGAGCGTATCGAACGCGCGATCGACCTCGGTTGCGGTCCCGCCAATTCGACTGAACTGATCGTCGAGCGTTACGGTATTGCCGGTGTCTCCGGCCTCGATAGCGACGACAATATGCTGGAGGCCGCTCGCAAGCGCCTGCCCGATACGAATTTTGTCAAGGCAGATCTTGCCACATGGCGGCCGGAAGAACCCGTCGACCTGCTTTTTGCCAACGCCGTGTTTCAGTGGCTGCCCAATCACCTCGACATCCTCGACCACCTGATGGACGGGCTGAAGCCTGGCGGCGTGCTTGCCGTGCAAATGCCCGACAATCTCACCGAACAGAGCCATCTGATGATGGAGGAAACGGCCAAGAATGGTCCTTGGAGCGAGGCCTTTGCGAAGAAGAGCGTACGTCGCAATCCCCTGCCCGCGCCCTCGGTCTATTACAACAGGCTGATCGGCAAATCGGCCCGGGTCGATATCTGGCACACCAACTACAATCACGTGCTGGAGAATGCCGCCGCCATCGTCGAATGGGTGAAGGGCACGGGCCTGCGCCCTTACCTCGACCATGCCGGCGCCGAGCATCGCGATGCCTTCACTGCTGAATATCTGAAGCATATCGAGCAGGCCTATCCGCCGCTTGTCGACGGCAAGGTGTTGCTGCGCTTTCCGCGGCTCTTCCTGGTCGCGGTGAAGAAATAA
- the zwf gene encoding glucose-6-phosphate dehydrogenase, with protein MTTPDVAPAPPLTFVIFGAAGDLTRRLLIPTLINMTRSGLVGEDLHILGIGIETGGVDMLLDRLESFLKTSGDMDDAERQAVWQSLRKRISYISGDFTQNDVYKEISDYLSHAASANAAFYFAVPPRFFGDIAEKLSENGLMNETTGAFRRIAIEKPFGHDLASAQALNARLLNHVSESQIYRIDHFLGKETVQNIMTTRFANMMIEALWNNNYIDHVQITAAELVDVGTRGKFYDATGALRDMVPNHLFQLLAMVAMEPPNSFDAESIRNEKGKVLKALRVYSREEAIKNGVRGAYTAGPIAGRDLPAFTQTPDVAPDSNTETFVALKLLVDTWRWAGVPFYLRTGKAMKARDTEVVITFRPVPFAQFPRHESRPELPPNRLIIQVQPDEGLDMEISIKSPGLVLKTAPVSLDFRYADSFDIGKQTGYESLFYELFVGDQTLFQRADGIEAGWAAVQPFLDLWAEGGKPDPYAPGSTGPACADELIERDGRKWHEIDGTPKGRKV; from the coding sequence ATGACCACCCCCGACGTCGCACCGGCTCCGCCGCTGACATTCGTGATCTTCGGTGCTGCCGGCGACCTTACGCGGCGCCTGCTGATCCCGACGCTGATCAACATGACCCGCAGCGGGCTTGTCGGCGAAGACCTGCATATTCTCGGCATCGGCATCGAGACCGGCGGCGTCGACATGCTGCTGGATCGTCTGGAATCATTTCTGAAGACCTCAGGCGATATGGACGATGCTGAGCGGCAGGCGGTATGGCAAAGCCTGCGCAAGCGCATCAGCTATATTTCCGGTGACTTCACGCAGAACGACGTCTACAAGGAAATCTCGGATTATCTCTCGCATGCGGCAAGCGCCAACGCAGCCTTCTATTTCGCTGTGCCGCCGCGCTTCTTCGGCGATATTGCCGAGAAACTCTCCGAAAACGGGCTGATGAACGAAACGACCGGTGCCTTCCGCCGCATCGCGATCGAAAAGCCCTTCGGCCACGATCTTGCTTCGGCACAGGCTTTGAATGCGCGGCTGCTGAACCATGTGTCCGAAAGCCAGATCTATCGCATCGACCATTTCCTCGGCAAGGAAACGGTGCAGAACATCATGACGACGCGCTTCGCCAACATGATGATCGAGGCGCTGTGGAACAACAACTACATCGACCACGTGCAGATCACGGCGGCAGAGCTTGTGGACGTCGGCACGCGCGGCAAATTTTACGATGCGACCGGCGCACTTCGCGATATGGTGCCGAACCATCTCTTCCAGCTGCTGGCGATGGTGGCGATGGAACCGCCGAACAGCTTCGATGCCGAATCCATCCGTAATGAGAAGGGCAAAGTGCTGAAGGCCCTGCGCGTCTACTCGCGTGAGGAGGCAATCAAGAACGGCGTACGCGGCGCCTATACGGCCGGCCCGATTGCCGGCAGGGATCTGCCGGCCTTTACCCAGACGCCCGATGTCGCCCCCGACAGCAATACCGAAACCTTCGTGGCGCTGAAACTCCTAGTCGATACCTGGCGCTGGGCGGGCGTGCCCTTCTACCTGCGCACGGGCAAGGCGATGAAGGCGCGGGATACGGAAGTGGTCATCACCTTCCGGCCGGTTCCCTTCGCCCAGTTCCCGCGCCACGAATCCCGCCCAGAACTGCCGCCGAACAGGCTGATCATCCAGGTGCAGCCCGACGAGGGCCTTGATATGGAAATCTCGATCAAATCGCCGGGGCTGGTGCTGAAAACAGCGCCGGTTTCGCTCGACTTCCGCTACGCCGACAGTTTCGATATCGGCAAGCAGACCGGCTATGAGAGCCTGTTCTACGAACTCTTCGTCGGCGACCAGACGCTCTTCCAGCGCGCCGACGGCATCGAAGCCGGCTGGGCGGCCGTGCAGCCCTTCCTCGACCTCTGGGCAGAGGGCGGCAAACCCGATCCCTATGCGCCCGGCAGCACAGGTCCCGCCTGCGCCGACGAACTCATCGAACGCGACGGCCGCAAATGGCATGAGATCGACGGGACCCCGAAGGGCAGGAAGGTCTGA